Proteins co-encoded in one Aspergillus flavus chromosome 2, complete sequence genomic window:
- a CDS encoding glucan endo-1,3-alpha-glucosidase agn1 precursor, with protein MQSPTFDVNCEDRLVFCHFVVGVVGNRQNASDYDADMKRAKEYGIDAFALNIGTDSYTDTQLGFAYESAANNDMKVFISFDFNWWHFSQAREVGVKVRQFADHPAQLNVDGKVFVSSFCGDGVDPSAIQNAAGCEIFFAPNFHPGHGDFNHVQGALNWMAWDSNGCNKAPSAGQKVAVADGDEAYRQALDGKAYIAPVSPWFFTHFGTEVPYSKNWVFPSDLLWYRRWREILALGPRFVEIITWNDFGESHYVGPLSSPHTDDGSSKWAIDMPHNGWLDMAKPFIAAYKAGVHDPDDFIHEERLVYWYRPTPKWVDCDATDTTMQENGNITSPDLFRGRPHGSDTMEDSVFLVTLLKEPADVEVWSGSNTRRFQAPAGAHEWSVPMGLGVQSFSVRRDGNIVETLSGVSQRDIVDKCPYGIYNFNAYVGTLPAEAEFDQLQPEGMALLSQGLRTSCPSNPVAGEGGVEPTATPSHTHTRPSSPEPESTSCCTIL; from the exons GTTGGCGTGGTCGGCAACCGCCAAAACGCCAGTGACTATGACGCTGACATGAAACGAGCCAAGGAATATGGCATTGATGCCTTTGCCTTGAACATCGGAACCGACTCCTACACCGACACCCAGCTGGGCTTCGCCTATGAGTCTGCTGCCAACAATGACATGAAGGTGTTTATCTCGTTCGACTTTAATTGGTGGCATTTCAGCCAGGCCAGAGAGGTCGGAGTCAAGGTCCGCCAATTTGCTGACCATCCTGCTCAACTCAATGTTGATGGTAAAGTGTTTGTATCATCATTTTGCGGGGATGGGGTCGATCCTAGTGCTATTCAGAACGCTGCTGGATGcgagatcttcttcgccccAAACTTCCATCCCGGCCACGGAGACTTTAATCATGTCCAGGGAGCCCTGAACTGGATGGCGTGGGATAGTAATGGTTGTAATAAAGCTCCGAGCGCGGGACAGAAGGTCGCAGTAGCGGATGGAGACGAAGCCTATAGACAAGCACTTGATGGGAAGGCATATATTGCAC CCGTCTCCCCCTGGTTCTTCACACATTTCGGTACAGAGGTCCCCTATAGTAAGAACTGGGTGTTTCCGTCTGACCTTCTCTGGTACCGCCGATGGAGGGAAATCTTAGCTTTGGGGCCTCGCTTCGTTGAGATCATCACATGGAATGACTTTGGCGAGTCTCATTATGTCGGTCCTCTATCATCACCCCACACAGATGATGGTTCATCAAAGTGGGCTATAGACAT GCCGCACAACGGTTGGTTGGACATGGCTAAGCCCTTCATCGCGGCGTATAAAGCGGGCGTGCACGACCCAGATGACTTCATCCATGAAGAAAGGCTAGTTTACTGGTACCGCCCAACGCCCAAGTGGGTCGATTGCGACGCAACCGACACAACGATGCAGGAAAATGGCAACATCACAAGCCCGGACTTGTTCCGGGGAAGGCCACACGGCTCGGACACAATGGAGGACAGTGTGTTTCTTGTCACTCTGCTGAAGGAGCCCGCAGACGTGGAGGTATGGTCCGGGTCAAACACACGCAGGTTCCAAGCACCAGCAGGTGCGCACGAGTGGTCGGTACCTATGGGCCTGGGTGTACAGTCTTTCAGCGTTCGTCGTGACGGAAACATTGTCGAGACTCTCTCCGGGGTTAGTCAGCGAGACATCGTTGACAAATGTCCGTATGGTATTTACAATTTCAATGCCTATGTTGGTACACTGCCTGCGGAGGCGGAATTTGACCAGCTGCAGCCGGAGGGGATGGCTCTGTTGTCACAGGGTCTGCGGACGTCTTGTCCATCTAATCCGGTGGCTGGTGAAGGAGGTGTGGAACCCACAGCTACGCCCTCGCACACGCACACGCGGCCATCTTCGCCAGAGCCCGAGTCAACCAGTTGCTGCACTATCCTGTAA